A window of Rhodococcus sp. SGAir0479 contains these coding sequences:
- a CDS encoding glycoside hydrolase family 65 protein, protein MITHPAFTVEPWRLRATSLDLTVLAQSESLFALSNGHLGWRGNLDEGDPHGLPGSYLSGVYEVKPMPYAEPGYGYPDFGETIINITDGKIVRLLVDDEPFDVRRGSLLKHEQELDLRAGVLRRTVEWRSPAGRTVRVSTTRLVSFGQRAIGAIDYRVEALDGPARVVVQSELVANEPMPRPEADPRAAAVLAEPLVAQESFAHDALVQLIHATGESGLRVAVGMDHEVYGPDPHVESEHYPDQGRVTVSSQLAQGEQLRMVKYVAHAWSARRTAPAMRDEVAGELTIAREMGWDGLCSEQRSFLDTFWDRADVVVDGDPEVQQAVRFALFHVLQASARAEGVAIASKGLTGRGYDGHAFWDTEMFVLPVLTSVYPKAVTHALRWRHSTLAITRTRARQLGFEGAAFPWRTITGKECSGYWPAGAAAFHVNAAIARAVIGCLRANGDSDFERTVAVDLLVETARLWRSLGYFDEDGRFRIDGVTGPDEYSALVRNNLYTNLMARENLVAAVGIVEKHRGRMPDLGVTDEEIGGWRIAADRMFVPYDERRGVHPQSSGFTDRQVWDFAGTPAEHYPLLLHYPYFDLYRKQVVKQADVVLAMQWVPDEFTAEQKARNFAYYERLTVRDSSLSACSQAVVAADVGAVDLAYDYLGETALIDLLDLEHNTSDGLHLASLAGIWIALVQGFGGARRRRTGLTFRPILPHGIRRLEFGIAAAGCRLRVEIGPVETRYRLVQGEELTLHHAGTEITLRGNEVRVMPTVQPPPGPVVTQPPGRAPARRHPGSGGRPTVAD, encoded by the coding sequence GTGATCACTCATCCCGCCTTCACCGTCGAACCGTGGCGGCTGCGCGCCACCAGCCTCGACCTGACGGTGCTCGCGCAGAGCGAGTCGCTGTTCGCACTGTCCAACGGACATCTCGGGTGGCGCGGCAACCTCGACGAGGGCGATCCCCACGGCCTGCCGGGCAGCTACCTGTCCGGGGTGTACGAGGTCAAGCCGATGCCGTACGCGGAACCGGGCTACGGCTATCCCGATTTCGGCGAGACGATCATCAACATCACCGACGGCAAGATCGTGCGATTGCTCGTCGACGACGAGCCGTTCGACGTCCGCCGCGGCAGCCTGCTGAAACACGAGCAGGAACTGGACCTGCGTGCCGGCGTGCTGCGCCGCACCGTCGAGTGGCGCTCGCCCGCCGGGCGGACGGTGCGGGTGTCGACGACGCGGCTGGTGTCGTTCGGGCAGCGCGCGATCGGGGCGATCGACTACCGCGTCGAGGCCCTCGACGGCCCCGCCCGGGTGGTGGTGCAGTCCGAACTGGTTGCGAACGAGCCGATGCCGCGGCCCGAGGCCGACCCCCGCGCCGCGGCCGTGCTGGCCGAACCGCTGGTGGCGCAGGAGAGCTTCGCGCACGACGCGCTGGTGCAGCTGATCCACGCGACCGGCGAGAGCGGGCTGCGGGTGGCGGTCGGGATGGACCACGAGGTGTACGGTCCCGACCCCCACGTGGAATCCGAGCACTACCCCGACCAGGGTCGGGTGACGGTCTCGTCGCAACTGGCGCAGGGTGAACAGCTGCGGATGGTCAAGTACGTCGCGCACGCGTGGTCGGCCCGCCGCACGGCGCCGGCGATGCGTGACGAGGTTGCCGGGGAGCTGACGATCGCGCGGGAAATGGGTTGGGACGGGCTGTGTTCCGAGCAGCGATCGTTCCTGGACACGTTCTGGGATCGGGCCGACGTCGTCGTCGACGGCGACCCCGAGGTGCAGCAGGCGGTGCGGTTCGCGTTGTTCCACGTCCTGCAGGCCTCGGCGCGGGCCGAGGGTGTCGCGATCGCCTCCAAGGGCCTGACCGGACGCGGTTACGACGGGCACGCGTTCTGGGACACCGAGATGTTCGTGCTCCCGGTGCTGACGTCGGTCTACCCCAAGGCCGTCACCCACGCGCTGCGGTGGCGCCACTCCACGCTGGCGATCACACGCACTCGTGCCCGCCAGCTCGGATTCGAGGGTGCGGCGTTCCCGTGGCGCACCATCACCGGCAAGGAATGCAGCGGCTACTGGCCGGCCGGGGCGGCCGCGTTCCACGTCAACGCCGCGATCGCGCGGGCCGTCATCGGTTGTCTGCGGGCGAACGGGGACTCCGACTTCGAACGCACCGTCGCGGTGGACCTGCTGGTCGAGACGGCGCGATTGTGGCGTTCGCTGGGCTACTTCGACGAGGACGGCCGATTCCGCATCGACGGCGTCACGGGTCCGGACGAGTACAGCGCGCTGGTCCGCAACAACCTGTACACCAATCTGATGGCCCGGGAGAACCTCGTCGCGGCCGTCGGAATCGTCGAGAAGCACCGCGGCCGGATGCCCGACCTCGGCGTCACCGACGAGGAGATCGGGGGCTGGCGGATCGCGGCCGATCGGATGTTCGTTCCGTACGACGAGCGGCGCGGGGTGCATCCGCAGTCGTCGGGGTTCACCGACCGGCAGGTGTGGGACTTCGCCGGCACTCCCGCCGAGCACTACCCGCTGCTGCTGCACTATCCCTACTTCGATCTGTACCGCAAGCAGGTCGTCAAGCAGGCCGACGTCGTGCTGGCGATGCAGTGGGTGCCCGACGAGTTCACGGCCGAACAGAAGGCGCGGAACTTCGCCTACTACGAGCGGCTCACCGTGCGCGACTCGTCGCTCTCGGCGTGCAGTCAGGCGGTCGTCGCCGCCGACGTCGGCGCCGTGGACCTCGCGTACGACTACCTGGGCGAGACCGCGCTGATCGACCTGCTCGACCTCGAACACAACACGAGCGACGGACTGCATCTGGCGTCTCTGGCCGGGATCTGGATCGCACTGGTCCAGGGCTTCGGCGGCGCCCGCCGCCGTCGGACCGGGCTGACGTTCCGGCCGATCCTGCCGCACGGCATCCGCCGCCTCGAGTTCGGGATCGCGGCCGCCGGCTGCCGACTCCGGGTCGAGATCGGCCCGGTCGAGACCCGGTACCGGTTGGTGCAGGGCGAAGAGTTGACCCTGCACCACGCGGGCACGGAGATCACGTTGCGGGGCAACGAGGTTCGAGTGATGCCGACGGTGCAGCCGCCCCCGGGCCCGGTCGTCACACAACCGCCGGGGCGGGCGCCGGCCCGTCGTCACCCCGGCAGCGGCGGCAGGCCGACCGTCGCCGATTAA
- the rpe gene encoding ribulose-phosphate 3-epimerase has translation MATPMIAPSILSADFARLAEEADAVAGADWLHVDVMDAHFVPNLTLGLPVVQSLLKATDIPLDCHLMIDDPGRWAPPYAEAGAHNVTFHAEATDDPVAVARDIRAAGAKAGLSIKPNTPIEPYLEILKNFDTLLVMSVEPGFGGQSFIPAVLEKARAVRKLVDAGELRLLVEIDGGINTDTVEQAAEAGVDCFVAGSAVYGASDPAAAVRALREQAAQVSPHLTLSI, from the coding sequence GTGGCAACCCCGATGATCGCTCCGTCCATCCTGTCCGCCGACTTCGCACGTCTCGCCGAGGAGGCCGACGCCGTCGCGGGCGCGGACTGGCTGCACGTCGACGTCATGGACGCCCACTTCGTCCCGAATCTGACCCTGGGCCTGCCCGTGGTGCAGAGCCTGCTGAAGGCGACCGACATCCCGTTGGACTGCCACCTGATGATCGACGACCCGGGACGCTGGGCGCCGCCGTACGCCGAGGCCGGCGCGCACAACGTGACCTTCCACGCCGAGGCCACCGACGACCCGGTCGCGGTGGCGCGCGACATCCGCGCGGCCGGCGCGAAGGCGGGCCTGAGCATCAAGCCGAACACGCCGATCGAGCCCTACCTCGAGATCCTGAAGAACTTCGACACGCTGCTGGTGATGAGCGTCGAGCCGGGGTTCGGTGGGCAGTCCTTCATCCCAGCCGTGCTGGAGAAGGCGCGGGCGGTGCGCAAGCTCGTCGACGCCGGGGAACTGCGGCTGCTGGTGGAGATCGACGGCGGCATCAACACCGACACCGTCGAGCAGGCCGCCGAGGCCGGAGTGGACTGCTTCGTCGCCGGCTCCGCCGTCTACGGCGCGTCGGACCCGGCGGCCGCCGTCCGCGCGTTGCGGGAGCAGGCCGCGCAGGTGTCGCCCCACCTGACGCTGTCGATCTGA
- the ribD gene encoding bifunctional diaminohydroxyphosphoribosylaminopyrimidine deaminase/5-amino-6-(5-phosphoribosylamino)uracil reductase RibD, which translates to MRLAIDASHGVRGRTSPNPPVGAVILDASGEVVGIGGTQPPGGPHAEVVALAEAGERARGGTAVVTLEPCNHYGRTGPCSRALVEAGVAAVYFAAADPNPTAAGGAETLRAAGVAVTGGVLAEDVERGPLRAWLHRQRTGRPHVTWKFAATLDGRIAAADGTSQWITGPEARARVHADRARLDAIVVGTGTVLADDPWLTARLPDGSLAPHQPLRVVVGTRPIPPTAKVLDDAAPTLVLRTHDVDDVLAALPDRDDVLVEGGPRLAGAFLAAGRVDRIQAYLAPVVLGAGSHAVEGAGVRTIAEALRFRRESVETVGEDVLLNLIPEQSSRIAARDRQ; encoded by the coding sequence ATGCGGCTCGCGATCGACGCTTCGCACGGCGTCCGGGGACGCACCAGCCCCAACCCGCCGGTGGGTGCGGTGATTCTCGACGCCTCGGGTGAGGTCGTCGGGATCGGGGGCACGCAGCCGCCCGGCGGCCCGCACGCCGAGGTGGTGGCGCTCGCGGAGGCGGGGGAGCGCGCCCGCGGCGGCACCGCGGTCGTCACGCTCGAGCCGTGCAACCACTACGGCCGGACCGGCCCGTGCTCGCGGGCATTGGTCGAGGCCGGTGTCGCGGCGGTGTACTTCGCGGCCGCCGACCCCAATCCGACCGCCGCCGGCGGCGCCGAGACCTTGCGAGCGGCCGGTGTCGCGGTGACGGGCGGCGTGCTCGCCGAGGACGTCGAACGCGGACCGCTGCGCGCGTGGCTGCACCGCCAGCGCACGGGCCGGCCGCACGTCACGTGGAAGTTCGCCGCCACCCTCGACGGCCGCATCGCCGCCGCGGACGGCACCAGCCAGTGGATCACCGGGCCCGAGGCCCGCGCCCGGGTGCACGCCGACCGGGCCCGGCTCGACGCGATCGTCGTGGGCACCGGGACCGTCCTGGCCGACGACCCGTGGCTCACCGCCCGGCTGCCCGACGGCTCGCTCGCGCCCCACCAGCCGCTGCGCGTCGTGGTCGGGACGCGGCCGATCCCACCCACCGCGAAGGTCCTCGACGACGCCGCACCGACCCTGGTACTGCGCACCCACGACGTCGACGACGTGCTGGCGGCGCTGCCCGACCGGGACGATGTGCTGGTCGAGGGCGGGCCGAGGCTGGCGGGGGCCTTCCTGGCGGCCGGGCGGGTCGACCGGATCCAGGCCTACCTCGCCCCGGTCGTGCTGGGCGCAGGGTCCCACGCAGTGGAAGGCGCAGGGGTGAGGACCATCGCCGAGGCGTTACGGTTTCGGCGAGAGAGCGTCGAGACGGTCGGCGAGGACGTGTTGTTGAACCTGATCCCCGAGCAATCGAGCCGCATCGCGGCGCGGGATCGTCAGTGA
- a CDS encoding riboflavin synthase, with the protein MFTGIVEELGEIVGKEDLADAARFTVRGPVVTADAGHGDSIAVNGVCLTVVDVVGGESFTADVMRETLVRSSLGALDVGSRVNLERAAAVNSRLGGHIVQGHVDTVGTVLSRTPSEHWTVVRIALPSDISQYVVEKGSITVDGVSLTVSALGGEPGQEYFEISLIPTTLALTTLGSAEPGTPVNLEVDVIAKYVERLTTAAGR; encoded by the coding sequence ATGTTCACCGGAATCGTCGAAGAACTCGGCGAAATCGTCGGCAAGGAGGACCTGGCCGACGCGGCCCGGTTCACCGTGCGCGGGCCCGTGGTCACCGCGGACGCCGGACACGGCGACTCGATCGCGGTCAACGGCGTCTGCCTGACGGTGGTCGACGTCGTCGGCGGCGAGTCCTTCACCGCCGACGTGATGCGCGAGACCCTCGTGCGGTCGAGCCTCGGCGCGTTGGACGTCGGCAGCCGGGTCAACCTCGAGCGTGCCGCCGCGGTGAACAGCCGGCTGGGCGGGCACATCGTGCAGGGCCACGTCGACACCGTGGGGACGGTCCTCTCGCGCACCCCGTCCGAGCACTGGACGGTGGTGCGGATCGCGCTGCCGTCGGACATCTCCCAATACGTCGTGGAGAAGGGGTCGATCACGGTCGACGGCGTGTCGCTGACCGTGTCGGCGCTCGGGGGCGAGCCCGGGCAGGAGTACTTCGAGATCTCACTGATCCCGACGACGCTGGCGCTCACCACGCTGGGCTCCGCGGAACCGGGGACCCCGGTCAACCTCGAGGTCGACGTCATCGCGAAGTACGTCGAGCGCCTGACGACCGCCGCCGGCCGGTAG
- a CDS encoding bifunctional 3,4-dihydroxy-2-butanone-4-phosphate synthase/GTP cyclohydrolase II: MTRFDSIERAVADIAAGKAVVVVDDEDRENEGDLIFAAEKATPELVAFMVRYTSGYLCVPLDGEDCDRLGLPPMYATNQDKHGTAYTVTVDAREGIGTGISASDRAATMRLLADPESGAGDFTRPGHVVPLRAKEGGVLRRPGHTEAAVDLARMADLRPAGVICEIVSQKDEGHMAKTDELRVFADDHDLALISIADLIAWRRKHEKHVVRVAEARIPTRHGDFTAVGYKSIYDEVEHVALVRGDLSESDGSDVLVRVHSECLTGDVFGSLRCDCGPQLDAALDMIAQEGRGVVLYMRGHEGRGIGLMHKLQAYQLQDAGSDTVDANLQLGLPADARDYGIGAQILVDLGIKSMRLLTNNPAKRVGLDGYGLQITDRVPMPLRANAENLTYLRTKRDRMGHDLIGLDEFEAGDAL; this comes from the coding sequence GTGACCAGGTTCGACAGCATCGAGCGCGCAGTCGCCGACATCGCCGCTGGTAAGGCGGTTGTCGTTGTGGACGACGAGGACCGCGAGAACGAGGGCGACCTCATTTTCGCGGCCGAGAAGGCCACCCCCGAACTCGTAGCGTTCATGGTGCGCTACACGTCGGGCTACCTGTGCGTGCCGCTCGACGGCGAGGACTGTGACCGGCTCGGTCTCCCTCCGATGTATGCGACCAACCAGGACAAGCACGGCACCGCGTACACCGTGACCGTCGACGCCCGCGAGGGAATCGGCACGGGCATCTCCGCCTCCGACCGGGCCGCGACGATGCGGCTGCTGGCCGACCCCGAGTCCGGTGCCGGCGACTTCACCCGTCCCGGCCACGTGGTCCCGCTGCGCGCGAAGGAGGGCGGCGTGCTCCGTCGTCCAGGGCACACCGAGGCCGCCGTCGACCTGGCGCGCATGGCCGACCTGCGTCCGGCGGGTGTGATCTGCGAGATCGTCAGCCAGAAGGACGAGGGCCACATGGCCAAGACGGACGAGCTGCGCGTCTTCGCCGACGACCACGATCTGGCCCTGATCTCCATCGCCGACCTCATCGCGTGGCGGCGCAAGCACGAGAAGCACGTGGTGCGGGTCGCCGAGGCCCGCATCCCCACCCGGCACGGTGACTTCACCGCGGTCGGCTACAAGAGCATCTACGACGAGGTCGAGCACGTGGCGCTGGTGCGCGGCGACCTCAGCGAGAGCGACGGCAGTGATGTGCTGGTCCGGGTGCACTCCGAGTGCCTGACCGGCGACGTGTTCGGCTCCCTGCGCTGCGACTGCGGACCGCAGCTCGACGCCGCCCTCGACATGATCGCGCAGGAGGGCCGCGGGGTGGTGCTCTACATGCGCGGGCACGAGGGCCGCGGTATCGGCCTGATGCACAAGCTGCAGGCCTACCAGCTGCAGGACGCCGGCTCCGACACGGTCGACGCGAACCTCCAGCTGGGACTGCCCGCCGACGCGCGGGACTACGGGATCGGGGCACAGATCCTCGTCGATCTCGGTATCAAGTCGATGCGGCTGCTGACGAACAACCCGGCCAAGCGGGTCGGCCTGGACGGCTACGGGCTGCAGATCACCGATCGGGTGCCCATGCCGCTGCGCGCCAACGCCGAGAACCTGACCTACCTGCGCACCAAGCGGGACCGGATGGGCCACGACCTCATCGGCCTCGACGAGTTCGAGGCGGGGGACGCGCTGTGA
- the ribH gene encoding 6,7-dimethyl-8-ribityllumazine synthase, whose protein sequence is MSGEGRPDLQLGMAKELTLAIVAGQWHPEISEALIAGARRVAKQAQIEDPTLVRVAGAIELPVVAQELAKSHDAVVALGVVIRGGTPHFEYVCDAVTAGLTRVALDEGTPVGNGVLTTDTEQQALDRSGLPGSVEDKGGEACAAAIDTAVTLAQLRRKRTGSTSR, encoded by the coding sequence GTGAGCGGCGAGGGACGCCCCGACCTGCAGCTGGGCATGGCCAAGGAACTGACACTCGCGATCGTCGCAGGCCAGTGGCACCCCGAGATCAGTGAGGCGCTGATCGCCGGCGCCCGGCGCGTCGCGAAGCAGGCGCAGATCGAGGATCCGACGCTGGTCCGCGTCGCGGGCGCGATCGAACTGCCGGTCGTCGCGCAGGAACTGGCGAAGTCGCACGACGCGGTCGTCGCGCTGGGCGTCGTGATCCGGGGTGGCACACCGCACTTCGAGTACGTGTGCGACGCCGTCACGGCCGGGCTCACACGGGTCGCGCTCGACGAGGGCACTCCCGTCGGCAACGGCGTGCTCACCACCGACACCGAGCAGCAGGCGCTGGACCGGTCCGGTCTGCCCGGCTCGGTCGAGGACAAGGGCGGTGAGGCGTGCGCTGCGGCCATCGACACCGCGGTGACGCTGGCCCAGCTGCGACGGAAGCGGACGGGGTCGACGTCGCGATGA
- a CDS encoding PH domain-containing protein — translation MTDRQRDWDFEVRSRKSARYAMVAAGVLVVVHVALAVLLRSSATGVYFRPVDQFAMAGIGLLLACGVLLLTRPRLRVGPQGIGVRNILGERVVEWDLDQGLSFPEGSAWARIELPDDEYVPVMAIQANDGDHAVHAVRTFRELEAKYTGSRAE, via the coding sequence ATGACCGATCGGCAGCGTGACTGGGACTTCGAGGTGCGGTCGAGGAAGTCGGCGCGGTACGCGATGGTCGCCGCGGGCGTGCTGGTGGTGGTGCACGTCGCACTCGCGGTGCTGCTGCGTTCGTCCGCGACCGGGGTGTACTTCCGTCCCGTCGACCAGTTCGCGATGGCGGGCATCGGGCTGCTCCTCGCATGCGGCGTGCTGCTGCTGACCCGCCCGCGGCTGCGGGTCGGGCCGCAGGGCATCGGCGTCCGCAACATCCTCGGCGAACGGGTCGTCGAATGGGACCTCGATCAGGGTCTGTCGTTCCCGGAGGGATCGGCGTGGGCCCGGATCGAGCTGCCCGACGACGAATACGTGCCGGTAATGGCGATCCAGGCCAACGACGGCGATCACGCCGTGCACGCCGTCCGTACGTTCCGGGAGCTCGAGGCCAAGTACACCGGCTCCCGCGCGGAGTGA
- the uvrC gene encoding excinuclease ABC subunit UvrC has translation MPDPSTYRPAPGTIPVAPGVYKFRDPHGRVIYVGKAKSLRSRLNSYFADLSSLHPRTRQMVTTAGSVEWTVVSTEVEALQLEYNWIKEFDPRFNVRYRDDKTYPVLAVTLNEEYPRLFVYRGPRRKGVRYFGPYSHAWAIRETLDLLLRVFPARTCSAGVFKRHNQIGRPCLLGYIDKCSAPCVGRVSAAEHREIVEDFCDFLSGRTDRLVRQLESRMQEAAEDLDFETAARLRDDVGALKKALEKQAVVLGDGTDADLVAFASDDLEVAVQVFHVRGGRVRGQRGWVVEKAGDVIERDAVAADTGDESELAILVEQFLTQFYGEQAALGETGGPADQPANAVPREVLVPVLPRNTDEIQKWLSTLRGSAVKLRVPQRGDKKALAETVERNAKEALAQHKLKRAGDFTSRSAALQGIQEALDLDSAPLRIECVDISHVQGTDVVASLVVFEDGLPRKSDYRHYAIKEAAGDGRSDDVASIAEVTRRRFLRHNRDSAASAAGADAADGNGGDLAPDAALDPQTGRPRKFAYPPNLFVVDGGAPQVAAAAEVLDELGITDVAVIGLAKRLEEVWVPGEEDPVILPRTSESLYLLQRVRDEAHRFAITFHRSKRSRRMTASALDSVRGLGETRRTALVRHFGSVARLRSATVEEITEVPGVGVATARAVLDALRGADPVTAADPVVDVEAAPVGDPAVAADVAAGEPTVGDDVSDIGASGRTGHSRE, from the coding sequence GTGCCTGATCCCTCGACGTATCGACCCGCGCCCGGAACCATCCCGGTTGCGCCGGGTGTCTACAAGTTCCGCGACCCACACGGCCGGGTCATCTACGTGGGCAAGGCCAAGAGCCTGCGGTCGCGGCTCAACTCGTACTTCGCGGACCTCTCGTCGCTGCACCCGCGCACCCGGCAGATGGTCACCACCGCGGGCAGCGTCGAGTGGACGGTGGTCAGCACCGAGGTCGAGGCGCTGCAGCTCGAGTACAACTGGATCAAGGAGTTCGATCCCCGGTTCAACGTCCGCTACCGGGACGACAAGACCTACCCGGTGCTGGCGGTGACCCTCAACGAGGAGTATCCGCGGCTGTTCGTCTACCGCGGACCGCGGCGCAAGGGCGTGCGCTACTTCGGGCCCTACTCCCACGCCTGGGCCATCCGCGAGACGTTGGACCTGCTGCTGCGGGTGTTCCCGGCGCGCACATGCTCGGCAGGAGTCTTCAAGCGGCACAACCAGATCGGTCGCCCGTGCCTGCTCGGTTACATCGACAAGTGTTCGGCTCCGTGCGTCGGCCGCGTGAGTGCGGCCGAGCATCGGGAGATCGTCGAGGACTTCTGCGACTTCCTGTCGGGCCGCACGGACCGTCTCGTGCGGCAGCTCGAGTCCCGGATGCAGGAGGCGGCCGAGGACCTCGACTTCGAGACGGCGGCGCGGCTGCGCGACGACGTGGGCGCGCTGAAGAAGGCCCTCGAGAAACAGGCCGTGGTGCTCGGTGACGGCACCGACGCCGACCTGGTGGCGTTCGCCTCCGACGACCTCGAGGTCGCGGTGCAGGTCTTCCACGTGCGCGGCGGCCGCGTCCGCGGCCAGCGCGGCTGGGTGGTGGAGAAGGCGGGCGACGTCATCGAGCGGGACGCCGTCGCCGCGGACACCGGCGACGAGTCCGAACTGGCGATCCTCGTCGAGCAGTTCCTCACCCAGTTCTACGGGGAGCAGGCCGCGCTGGGCGAAACCGGCGGCCCGGCCGACCAGCCGGCCAACGCCGTGCCGCGGGAGGTGCTGGTGCCGGTGCTGCCCCGCAACACCGACGAGATCCAGAAGTGGCTCTCGACACTGCGCGGCTCGGCGGTGAAGCTGCGCGTTCCCCAGCGCGGCGACAAGAAGGCGCTCGCGGAGACGGTCGAGCGCAACGCGAAAGAGGCGCTGGCACAGCACAAACTGAAGCGCGCCGGAGACTTCACGTCACGGTCGGCGGCGCTGCAGGGGATCCAGGAGGCCCTCGACCTCGACTCCGCGCCGCTGCGCATCGAGTGCGTCGACATCAGCCACGTGCAGGGCACCGACGTGGTCGCGTCGCTGGTCGTGTTCGAGGACGGGCTGCCGCGTAAATCCGATTACCGGCACTACGCGATCAAGGAGGCGGCCGGCGACGGCCGCTCGGACGACGTCGCGAGCATCGCCGAGGTCACCCGGCGCCGGTTCCTGCGGCACAACCGGGACTCCGCGGCGAGCGCGGCAGGCGCGGACGCGGCGGACGGCAACGGCGGCGACCTCGCACCCGACGCCGCGCTGGACCCGCAGACCGGTCGTCCCCGCAAGTTCGCGTATCCGCCGAACCTGTTCGTCGTCGACGGCGGCGCACCGCAGGTCGCGGCGGCCGCCGAGGTGCTGGACGAGCTCGGGATCACCGACGTCGCGGTCATCGGCCTGGCCAAGCGGCTCGAAGAGGTGTGGGTGCCGGGCGAGGAGGATCCGGTGATCCTGCCCCGCACGAGCGAGTCGTTGTACCTGCTCCAGCGCGTCCGCGACGAGGCACACCGGTTCGCGATCACCTTCCACCGCAGCAAGCGCTCGCGCCGGATGACCGCGTCCGCGCTCGACTCGGTGCGCGGGCTGGGGGAGACCCGGCGGACCGCGCTCGTGCGGCACTTCGGATCCGTCGCGCGGCTGCGCAGTGCGACCGTGGAGGAGATCACCGAGGTGCCCGGTGTGGGGGTGGCGACCGCACGCGCGGTGCTCGACGCCCTGCGCGGGGCCGACCCGGTGACCGCCGCCGACCCTGTCGTCGACGTCGAGGCCGCCCCGGTGGGCGACCCGGCTGTCGCGGCGGATGTCGCTGCGGGAGAGCCGACCGTGGGGGATGATGTGTCGGACATCGGCGCATCGGGCAGAACAGGACACAGTCGCGAGTGA